From the Microbacterium thalassium genome, one window contains:
- a CDS encoding DUF2461 domain-containing protein — protein sequence MNFSGLNPDAPAFYAELRENNTKEWWTANKDRYERNVRAPFEAIGDELAGEFGPVKIFRPYRDVRFSADKSPYKLAIGMVTRSSPAHYLQLSEDGLMLGGGLYEATPAMLARFRAIVDDNRLVGDLEATLDEVGDAGFELMAGDALRTAPRGFSVDHPHIDLLRLKRLAVSRREPVAEWMWAPGALDDVRDRWRTVSIWCDWLSENLGDTVGD from the coding sequence GTGAACTTCTCCGGACTGAACCCCGACGCTCCCGCCTTCTATGCGGAACTGCGCGAGAACAACACCAAGGAGTGGTGGACGGCGAACAAGGACCGCTACGAGCGGAACGTCCGTGCGCCGTTCGAGGCCATCGGCGACGAGCTCGCCGGCGAGTTCGGGCCGGTGAAGATCTTCCGTCCGTACCGCGACGTGCGCTTCAGCGCCGACAAGTCCCCGTACAAGCTGGCGATCGGCATGGTCACGCGATCGTCTCCCGCGCACTATCTGCAGCTCTCCGAGGACGGGCTCATGCTCGGCGGCGGGCTGTACGAGGCGACCCCGGCGATGCTCGCGCGCTTCCGCGCGATCGTCGACGACAACCGGCTCGTCGGCGACCTCGAGGCGACGCTCGACGAGGTCGGCGACGCGGGATTCGAACTCATGGCCGGCGACGCGCTGCGCACCGCGCCGCGCGGGTTCTCGGTCGATCATCCGCACATCGATCTGCTCCGGCTGAAGCGTCTCGCCGTCTCGCGCCGCGAGCCTGTCGCGGAGTGGATGTGGGCGCCCGGCGCGCTCGACGACGTGCGCGACCGGTGGCGGACCGTGTCGATCTGGTGCGACTGGCTCTCGGAGAACCTCGGCGACACGGTCGGCGACTGA
- a CDS encoding endonuclease/exonuclease/phosphatase family protein produces MTRQRFSVATFNLYNLQLPGRDMHPGQTPWTQEQYERKVAWTGSRLAELDADIVGLQELWHRDAMVEILAASGLAGRYDLVAEPADGTRIVTAALVRTGLLVGSPEWIQDFPDALRLESTRPMDVQSPAIDVRISGFSRPVLHLSVMLREDQPNTEVYVTHLKSKLPSRIDEEDWFVADPAAFKPHRKAIGSALATIRRTAEAAALRVLLTDVMKTTATPVIVLGDINDGQHSNTLNIVTEQPRYLLGISTGGVDNGLYTAQTLQQFRDTRDVYYTHVFQDLRESLDHVLVSEQFYDLSRERVWLFDGLTIENDHLNEDDHKETGTGDHGIVKVAFRYRPAG; encoded by the coding sequence ATGACACGCCAGCGATTCAGCGTCGCCACATTCAACCTGTACAACCTGCAGCTGCCCGGCCGTGACATGCACCCCGGTCAGACGCCGTGGACCCAGGAGCAGTACGAGAGAAAGGTCGCGTGGACCGGGAGCCGCCTGGCCGAGCTGGATGCCGACATCGTCGGTCTGCAGGAGCTCTGGCACCGCGACGCCATGGTCGAGATCCTGGCGGCGTCGGGTCTCGCGGGCCGGTACGACCTCGTCGCCGAACCGGCCGACGGGACGCGCATCGTGACGGCGGCGCTCGTGCGCACCGGACTCCTCGTGGGAAGCCCCGAGTGGATCCAAGACTTCCCCGATGCCCTCCGCCTCGAGAGCACGCGGCCGATGGACGTGCAGTCGCCGGCGATCGATGTGCGCATCTCCGGCTTCTCGCGGCCGGTGCTGCACCTTTCCGTGATGCTGCGCGAGGACCAGCCGAACACCGAGGTGTACGTGACCCACCTGAAGTCGAAGCTGCCGAGCCGCATCGACGAGGAGGACTGGTTCGTCGCCGACCCCGCCGCCTTCAAGCCCCACCGGAAAGCCATCGGCTCGGCACTGGCCACGATCCGGCGCACCGCCGAGGCGGCCGCCCTGCGCGTGCTGCTCACCGATGTCATGAAGACCACGGCGACGCCCGTGATCGTCCTCGGCGACATCAACGACGGTCAGCACAGCAACACGCTGAACATCGTGACCGAGCAGCCGCGCTACCTGCTGGGCATCTCGACGGGTGGGGTGGACAACGGCCTCTACACGGCGCAGACGCTGCAGCAGTTCCGCGACACCCGCGACGTCTACTACACGCACGTCTTCCAGGACCTGAGGGAGTCGCTTGACCACGTTCTCGTGAGCGAGCAGTTCTACGACCTCAGCCGGGAGCGCGTGTGGCTGTTCGACGGCCTGACCATCGAGAACGATCACC